Proteins from a genomic interval of Zingiber officinale cultivar Zhangliang chromosome 2A, Zo_v1.1, whole genome shotgun sequence:
- the LOC122040173 gene encoding protein IQ-DOMAIN 27-like encodes MGWASKLLRSLLGGAKKDVEKKEKRRRSFTGPLRESVSPKNSGGRHIPTSALHLSWPRLDVEEVLEVEEGSKHAIAVAVANATAANATVAAAVMRLKALLGEKKKIAVQCRAAVKIQTTFRCHLAKKALRALRGLVKLQALVRGFLVRRQAALTLRRLQALVRAQSVARSRLPPAELRFHRRSFERFDAGQSKCNSIPPKSRSFRRANSPEELLAPVSSPVLLCRVPSPRSVHGHRESSCCCCQFCPKTQHNTPRLVRPGTPAMQLHQVIMSPTSFPNYMARTTSSVAKVKSWRKAMEEDSNGAFMAGSKHGRSPMAASEAAMD; translated from the exons ATGGGTTGGGCGAGCAAGTTGCTGAGGAGCCTTCTCGGCGGCGCGAAGAAGGATGttgaaaagaaggagaagagacgGCGGAGTTTCACTGGACCATTGCGGGAAAGTGTTTCTCCCAAGAACTCCGGCGGCCGCCACATTCCGACGTCGGCGCTGCATCTGTCGTGGCCTAGGTTGGACGTCGAAGAAGTGCTGGAAGTGGAGGAGGGGAGTAAGCACGCGATCGCAGTGGCCGTGGCCAACGCGACCGCCGCCAATGCGACGGTGGCGGCGGCGGTGATGCGGCTGAAGGCCCTcctgggagagaagaagaagatcgcGGTGCAGTGTCGGGCCGCTGTCAAGATCCAGACAACCTTCCGATGCCACTTG GCGAAGAAAGCTCTTCGAGCTCTGAGAGGCTTGGTCAAGCTGCAAGCGCTGGTGAGAGGCTTCCTCGTGAGGAGACAAGCCGCGTTGACCCTCCGCAGACTCCAAGCGCTCGTCAGAGCTCAATCCGTGGCAAGATCTCGACTTCCTCCAGCAGAATTGCGCTTCCACCGGAGATCATTT GAACGATTTGACGCAGGGCAATCCAAGTGCAATTCCATCCCACCCAAATCCAGATCATTCCGGCGAGCGAATTCGCCGGAGGAACTTTTGGCGCCGGTATCCTCGCCGGTGCTTCTCTGCAGGGTTCCCTCTCCTCGCTCTGTTCACGGTCACCGCGAAAGCAGCTGCTGCTGCTGCCAATTCTGTCCCAAGACACAGCACAATACTCCTCGTCTTGTCCGGCCCGGAACTCCAGCAATGCAGCTGCACCAAGTCATCATGAGTCCGACGAGCTTTCCGAACTACATGGCGCGGACCACTTCGTCGGTGGCGAAGGTGAAGTCGTGGAGGAAGGCTATGGAGGAGGATTCCAATGGCGCATTTATGGCAGGGAGTAAGCATGGCAGGTCTCCCATGGCGGCGAGTGAAGCGGCCATGGATTGA